In Schizosaccharomyces osmophilus chromosome 2, complete sequence, the following proteins share a genomic window:
- a CDS encoding SPBC21D10.08c-like, conserved protein has product MSSIQDSGISSIQEDQTDVSNYLDIENMFMMLTQLQEQFCKSIPEESVDDSRYKLIENQYGWCKESSVLISAVFVMILDSIHEFLENQGKVPIGSAKGEEFNHQDTLKVFKEVSMDEEKVKFHHFYTVLSCAVDGLRIVNYQVREALEKKDSENHGDLDDYEGEVSSFVERFQISLKELIEVGIYVQALGKGKNKRPYLGVYQTFGKSSVVQLQRQLNGYTSRVIEPLIPETEQDPNSSETPSSSSDGRLGARLKIGNKNSFTNLFKMKRFHRSHKELKEQEPVHD; this is encoded by the exons ATGTCGAGCATTCAGGACTCCGGGATTAGTTCCATTCAAGAAGATCAAACTGATGTTTCGAACTATTTAGATATAGAAAACATGTTTAT GATGTTGACCCAATTACAGGAACAGTTTTGCAAAAGTATACCTGAAGAAAGTGTAGATGATAGTCGTTATAAGTTAATTGAAAACCAATACGGATGGTGCAAAGAAAGCAGTGTCTTGATATCTGCAGTCTTTGTTATGATATTGGATTCTATACATGAGTTCCTAGAAAACCAAGGGAAGGTTCCAATCGGCTCAGCTAAGGGAGAAGAATTCAATCACCAAGACACGCTTAAAGTTTTTAAAGAAGTATCTATGGATGAAGAGAAAGTAAAGTTTCATCACTTCTATACAGTGTTATCGTGTGCAGTTGATGGACTAAGAATTGTGAATTATCAAGTTCGTGAAGcactagaaaagaaagactcGGAGAATCACGGAGACTTGGACGACTATGAGGGTGAAGTTAGCTCCTTTGTGGAACGATTCCAAATTTCCTTGAAAGAGCTCATTGAAGTTGGAATTTATGTACAAGCGTTAGGGAAAGGCAAAAACAAGCGGCCATACTTGGGAGTTTATCAAACATTTGGAAAATCTAGTGTAGTGCAATTACAAAGACAACTAAACGGTTACACTAGTCGAGTTATAGAACCGCTAATTCCCGAAACCGAGCAAGATCCAAATTCATCGGAAACTCCATCCTCCTCTTCCGATGGCAGACTGGGTGCAAGATTGAAGataggaaataaaaattccttCACAAATCTCTTCAAGATGAAACGCTTTCATAGATCCCACAAAGAGCTGAAGGAGCAAGAGCCCGTTCACGACTAG
- the cmc1 gene encoding copper-binding protein of the mitochondrial intermembrane space Cmc1 produces MHPHLDINNQKQCADLILALKECHKHYGKIFGECNSIKYNLKGCLNQDRNEKAKVNREKALQQKTSSMERRRMMEEQEAEEIHELLLKSRNKSSSD; encoded by the exons ATGCATCCTCATCTCGATATCAATAATCAAAAGCAATGTGCGGATCTTATATTGGCATTAAAAGAATGCCATAAACattatggaaaaatttTTGGAGAATGTAACTCCATCAAATACAACCTAAAAGGTTGTTTGAATCAAGAC AGAAAcgagaaagcaaaagtcAATCGAGAAAAAGCACTCCAACAGAAAACATCTTCCATGGAGCGTCGCCGAATGATGGAAGAACAGGAGGCAGAAGAAATTCATGAGTTATTACTAAAAAGCCGAAATAAGTCTTCTTCCGATTGA
- a CDS encoding multicopy membrane protein: protein MLFSSWISALLFTGSVLASLPYDPHADGPVSYDHIDGGNGASDSPSFVEDETLAVFPVDTSSNVQAFTSWYLINPIENEPESAYAKIYLKPNVNGTVHFRSIFYPDLFQAYKHAIDGSKDFEFIKSLVPKSNESFLEYSLSSGVTKSYRQPFREPGIHLFVGYQELPEDTESFLQGESVRTKSQDEYDPIMHVRYRSGDLQDSTPFYRSFVFLSVISSCIGLYWLIHLFRNPQKITFTHCLLLGWYIAFLFNHPIKQSLFSNKDFYETHGNFALFSMFFSYSFGNGIERSLFNSFILAFALGMGYVRHSSKKLISLVTLVGWTQLAFITIAPFIFPVLFIVGSPKAKYLQAAWMLFNFGYIPSVMFIGQFLACRKGLTLVEAKSTNFAMFVVFTVISTLVSIIIFVNSTASFEILPEVMKILIGVMFFCVVAINLNRREKVLKDGNSSNLQEPLPSYKDDPETDLPAADKKLPVV from the coding sequence ATGCTGTTTTCGTCCTGGATTAGTGCCCTGTTGTTTACGGGGTCGGTTCTCGCTTCTTTGCCTTATGATCCACATGCAGATGGTCCTGTTTCTTATGATCATATCGATGGGGGCAACGGTGCTAGCGACTCTCCAAGTTTTGTAGAAGATGAAACTTTGGCGGTTTTCCCTGTTGATACATCCTCGAATGTTCAAGCATTTACCTCTTGGTATCTGATAAATCCCATCGAAAATGAACCGGAGTCGGCTTATGCGAAAATCTACTTAAAGCCAAATGTAAATGGAACGGTTCATTTTCGAAGCATTTTCTATCCAGACTTATTTCAAGCTTATAAACACGCTATTGACGGTTCAAAGGATTTcgaatttataaaaagtcTTGTTCCAAAATCTAATGAGAGTTTTCTTGAATACTCTCTAAGCTCCGGAGTTACGAAATCCTATAGGCAACCTTTTCGTGAGCCCGGCATACATTTATTTGTTGGGTACCAAGAGCTTCCAGAAGATACTGAATCCTTCTTACAAGGAGAATCAGTACGGACCAAGTCTCAAGATGAGTATGACCCGATCATGCATGTTCGTTACAGATCCGGTGATTTACAAGATTCTACACCTTTTTATCGTAGCTTCGTCTTTTTGTCAGTGATTTCCAGTTGTATAGGTTTATATTGGCTCATCCACTTGTTTCGTAACCCCCAAAAGATTACCTTTACTCACTGTCTGTTGCTCGGTTGGTATATTGCATTTCTATTCAACCACCCTATAAAGCaatcattattttcaaacaaGGATTTTTACGAAACACACGGTAATTTTGCTCTGTTTTCGATGTTCTTTAGTTACAGTTTTGGTAACGGAATTGAAcgttctttatttaattcGTTTATTTTGGCATTTGCACTTGGCATGGGTTACGTCCGACATAGTTCAAAAAAACTGATTTCTTTGGTCACACTAGTGGGTTGGACTCAATTGGCATTTATCACTATTGCgccttttattttccctGTTCTCTTCATTGTTGGTTCCCCTAAAGCAAAGTATTTGCAAGCGGCATGGATGCTTTTCAACTTTGGTTATATTCCTTCGGTAATGTTCATCGGACAATTCCTAGCTTGCAGAAAGGGTCTTACATTGGTTGAAGCTAAAAGCACGAATTTTGCTATGTTCGTAGTGTTTACTGTTATCTCAACCCTTGTGAGCATAATAATTTTTGTGAACAGCACAgcatcttttgaaattttacCTGAGGTTATGAAAATCCTTATTGGTGTTATGTTCTTTTGTGTTGTCGCGATTAATTTGAATAGACGTGAGAAAGTGTTGAAAGATGGCAACTCTAGCAATCTGCAAGAGCCTTTACCATCATATAAAGATGACCCTGAAACGGACTTGCCTGCTGCTGATAAAAAGCTTCCAGTTGTCTAA
- a CDS encoding cell agglutination protein mam3 — MMSLLTYFFLPLFLFSLVSPSFAEFKDQKEASLSARALYSNSTKDDVSTINLDVPTCTYDSVLSSSIALYSAKETVTASSYWSLVTTTITTTAYEPFTSHLPCVAATNVVSSLASTGSPGSPASSTSVVSGTPSSSIISSTTSGSSGTPSPTTSPVNAASASTSNTVPLSSVTSPSSLASTPVASTTDSSSVPPPQATPASSSTENTLTSGTATPSSTYSSNISTDRITSAYTTTATSVSATTTGKSDTKTISQTLTLGTTSVSSVILNNSTPISGSWPLTGNKPAIPTFGTPSGANSTPHSKSSVPLTSTSNTVPHSTNATSKSSVPASPVVETSSVTSSSSPLTSSAPSNSVPSTSGKPSSGSAQTSFPNSEIVSSQASTTTWASTYYKTITSSGSILSTTITSSSSFVPHTPTPSWVTETITSGSQGFTSTVATPSGSSAGTVVIDTPSPSPSWVTKTITSGSQGFTSTVATPSGSSAGTVVIDTPSATPSWVTKTITSGSQGFTSTVATPSGSSAGTVVIDTPSATPSWVTKTITSGSQGFTSTVATPSGSSAGTVVIDTPSATPSWVTKTITSGSQGFTSTVATPSGSSAGTVVIDTPSATPSWVTKTITSGSQGFTSTVATPSGSSAGTVVIDTPSATPNGSVAINTPSPTPSWVTETITSGSQGFTSTVATPSGSSAGTVVIDTPSPSPSWVTKTITSGSQGFTSTVATPSGSSAGTVVIDTPSATPSWVTKTITSGSQGFTSTVATPSGSSAGTVVIDTPSATPSWVTKTITSGSQGFTSTVATPSGSSAGTVVIDTPSPSPSWVTETITSGSQGFTSTVATPSGSSAGTVVIDTPSPTPSWVTKTITSGSQGFTSTIATAEGSKTGTVLIDVPTPAWVTTTTTSGSAGFTSTVATASGTQTGTVLVDVPTPSSSFPSCNSRCNNDNSFRIQVLNDDISPSYVHLDENNYAIASSNYTNSEHTFVYDSDSKRIVTCCNVKPIYRMDKDDREAYSLEIFKDNDGQFQFKYSDNGVSHSLELLTLTDGRVGVTTDLQKFKPFYSNGTEMERSENVVLRAVNY; from the coding sequence atgatGTCTTTACTTACGTACTTTTTCCTTCccctctttcttttttctttggtttctcCTTCCTTTGCAGAGTTCAAAgaccaaaaagaagcctCTCTTTCCGCGAGAGCGCTTTACTCAAATTCTACCAAAGATGACGTTTCCACTATCAATCTTGATGTTCCAACTTGTACCTACGACAGTGTCTTGTCTTCTAGTATCGCTCTTTATTCTGCAAAGGAAACCGTTACTGCCTCAAGCTATTGGAGCCTCGTTACAACTACCATTACCACTACTGCTTATGAACCATTCACCTCGCATCTTCCCTGTGTCGCGGCTACGAAtgttgtttcttctttagcTTCTACTGGCTCACCTGGAAGCCCAGCTTCGTCTACTTCTGTTGTTAGTGGTACTCCTTCATCAAGCATAATCTCCTCAACCACCTCTGGCTCTTCCGGTACTCCTTCCCCAACTACTTCACCTGTGAATGCTGCATCTGCTTCCACTTCGAACACTGTGCCTTTAAGCAGTGTGACAAGCCCCAGTTCACTTGCTTCTACACCTGTTGCGTCAACAACCGACTCTTCAAGTGTACCTCCCCCTCAGGCGACTCCTGCTTCATCCAGCACTGAAAACACCTTGACCTCCGGTACTGCTACCCCATCATCGACTTATTCTTCAAACATTTCTACCGATCGCATAACCAGCGCCTATACAACTACCGCAACCTCCGTCTCGGCAACTACAACCGGGAAAAGTGatacaaaaacaattagTCAAACTTTAACACTTGGAACAACAAGTGTTTCGTCAGTGATACTTAACAACAGTACTCCTATTTCTGGATCATGGCCATTAACTGGAAACAAGCCTGCTATTCCAACTTTTGGTACTCCATCAGGAGCCAACTCTACGCCTCATTCTAAATCTAGTGTCCCTTTGACATCCACATCGAACACTGTACCTCATTCTACTAATGCTACAAGCAAGTCAAGCGTCCCAGCTTCTCCTGTAGTGGAAACTTCCTCTGTTACTTCAAGCAGCTCCCCCTTGACTTCTTCTGCTCCTTCTAACTCTGTTCCATCGACTAGTGGTAAACCGTCGAGCGGAAGTGCTCAAACTTCTTTCCCTAACTCAGAAATTGTTTCCAGTCAAGCGTCTACCACTACCTGGGCATCTACATACTACAAAACTATCACTAGTTCTGGATCCATCCTTTCTACAACGATAACCTCAAGTTCAAGCTTTGTTCCCCATACTCCTACTCCCTCTTGGGTTACTGAGACCATCACTTCCGGTTCTCAAGGATTCACTTCCACTGTTGCTACTCCCTCAGGCTCTTCCGCTGGAACTGTTGTGATTGATACTCCTAGCCCTAGTCCCTCTTGGGTTACTAAAACCATCACTTCTGGTTCTCAAGGATTCACTTCCACCGTTGCTACTCCTTCAGGTTCTTCCGCTGGAACTGTTGTGATTGACACTCCTAGTGCCACTCCCTCTTGGGTCACTAAGACCATCACTTCCGGTTCTCAAGGATTCACTTCCACCGTTGCTACTCCCTCAGGCTCTTCCGCTGGAACTGTTGTGATTGACACTCCTAGTGCCACTCCCTCTTGGGTCACTAAGACCATCACTTCCGGTTCTCAAGGATTCACTTCCACCGTTGCTACTCCTTCAGGTTCTTCCGCTGGAACTGTTGTAATCGATACTCCTAGTGCCACTCCCTCTTGGGTCACTAAGACCATCACTTCCGGTTCTCAAGGATTCACTTCCACCGTTGCTACTCCCTCAGGCTCTTCCGCTGGAACTGTTGTGATTGACACTCCTAGTGCCACTCCCTCTTGGGTCACTAAGACCATCACTTCCGGTTCTCAAGGATTCACTTCCACCGTTGCTACTCCCTCAGGCTCTTCCGCTGGAACTGTTGTGATTGACACTCCTAGTGCTACGCCTAACGGTTCTGTTGCCATTAACACTCCTAGCCCTACTCCCTCTTGGGTTACTGAGACCATCACTTCCGGTTCCCAAGGATTCACTTCCACCGTTGCTACTCCCTCAGGCTCTTCCGCTGGAACTGTTGTGATTGATACTCCTAGCCCTAGTCCCTCTTGGGTTACTAAGACCATCACTTCCGGTTCTCAAGGATTCACTTCCACCGTTGCTACTCCCTCAGGCTCTTCCGCTGGAACTGTTGTGATTGACACTCCTAGTGCCACTCCCTCTTGGGTCACTAAGACCATCACTTCCGGTTCTCAAGGATTCACTTCCACCGTTGCTACTCCTTCAGGTTCTTCCGCTGGAACTGTTGTAATCGATACTCCTAGTGCCACTCCCTCTTGGGTCACTAAGACCATCACTTCCGGTTCTCAAGGATTCACTTCCACCGTTGCTACTCCCTCAGGCTCTTCCGCTGGAACTGTTGTGATTGATACTCCTAGCCCTAGTCCCTCTTGGGTTACTGAGACCATCACTTCCGGTTCTCAAGGATTCACTTCCACCGTTGCTACTCCCTCAGGCTCTTCTGCTGGAACTGTTGTGATTGATACTCCTAGCCCTACTCCTTCTTGGGTCACTAAGACCATCACTTCCGGTTCTCAAGGATTCACCTCTACCATCGCTACCGCAGAGGGCTCTAAGACTGGTACCGTGTTAATTGATGTTCCTACACCTGCCTGGGTGACTACTACGACGACTTCTGGATCTGCAGGATTTACCTCGACAGTTGCGACTGCAAGCGGTACCCAAACTGGAACTGTATTAGTAGATGTTCCCACTCCCTCATCTTCCTTCCCTTCATGCAACAGCCGCTGTAACAATGATAATTCCTTCCGCATCCAGGTTCTGAATGACGATATTTCTCCTTCATACGTACatttggatgaaaacaaCTATGCTATCGCATCTTCTAACTATACAAACAGTGAGCATACCTTCGTATATGATTCTGACAGTAAAAGAATTGTAACCTGCTGTAATGTGAAACCCATCTACAGAATGGACAAAGACGACCGGGAAGCATATTCTTTGGAAATCTTCAAGGATAATGATGGACAGTTCCAATTCAAATACTCAGACAATGGTGTCTCCCATTCTTTGGAACTGTTAACCTTGACGGATGGCAGAGTCGGTGTGACCACAGACTTACAAAAGTTCAAGCCCTTCTACTCCAATGGCACTGAAATGGAACGTTCAGAGAACGTCGTATTAAGAGCGGTCAactattaa
- the ucp3 gene encoding Arf GAP, GTPase activating protein for Arf6, Ucp3, whose product MSGRRNETTIRHLIQSVPGNNICADCHTRGVQWASWNLGIFLCLRCATIHRKLGTHISKIKSVSLDQWTDDQVNNMRDWGNLNANRYWNPSPLDHPLPMNAHSDDTVMEKYIRDKYEKKLYLEETPNQKGPSLPPRSNASANSTSASSSRSNYKVSLKAIHDMGFTNDTINLQALEDAHGEVNGAVEKIVQEMKKNPLNSASSSSSMPNSKSSYKAPKLPSAQLSRRNKRLHVRFEDGSKPGDEDDGVGVGDARVTSPTLNPFEQMMAMTNQGMSVAPGVETTSSPFFRAPVEPNQPLQPSSTGPAATTSYENVNMPFYNLDSSGMYPQTTGSSSAAPPPAQPLQRSHTGLASYDYNYPLGSDYSVPPNPTGSNPFYDFSSPTPSTSGIPGNNNNLYYGNSYPNTTDNTSMPDMSKLSLGESNDATSNPSSQYLSSSLSPQYGTSGVNYSQSASDPYNLRTNIYNPSSVSPYGAQPSALRLQPTGMVPSSSDEIPLQGTGQPFMQSEMGMQPNNYQMPMGSNWMEYGDMSQQGTAMPMNGMNYPGVMNYDPNMPMNSGYYVPGYNNAMMPSEGLYQPTDVYGDPMNSGSSGAMGGSASSTSNADNYLQRIMHGKR is encoded by the exons ATGTCTGGACGGCGAAATGAAACCACAATTCGACATCTCATTCAGTCTGTACCAGGAAACAACATTTGTGCAGACTGCCACACGCGTGGTGTTCAATGGGCCAGCTGGAACTTAG GTATCTTTTTATGTTTGAGATGTGCAACAATTCATCGAAAGCTTGGGACTCATATTTCTAAAATAAAGTCGGTATCGCTTGATCAATGGACAGATGATCAAGTAAAT AATATGCGCGATTGGGGAAATTTAAATGCCAACCGTTATTGGAATCCCAGTCCTTTGGATCATCCTTTGCCTATGAATGCTCATAGTGATGATAC CGTAATGGAAAAGTATATTCGCgataaatatgaaaaaaagctATATTTAGAGGAAACtccaaaccaaaaaggCCCGTCTTTGCCCCCTAGATCAAACGCATCCGCGAATTCTACTAGTGCTTCAAGTTCCCGATCCAATTACAAAGTATCTCTCAAAGCTATTCATGACATGGGTTTTACGAATGATACAATTAATTTACAAGCTTTGGAAGATGCACACGGTGAAGTCAATGGCGCTGTAGAAAAAATCGTTcaggaaatgaaaaaaaacccTTTAAATTCTGCCTCTTCCTCATCCTCGATGCCAAATTCCAAATCTTCTTACAAGGCACCAAAGTTGCCATCGGCGCAGCTTTCTAGAAGAAACAAGCGTTTACATGTACGTTTTGAGGATGGTTCAAAACCAGGCGACGAGGACGATGGCGTTGGCGTTGGTGATGCACGTGTAACGTCTCCTACTCTAAATCCATTTGAACAGATGATGGCTATGACCAATCAAGGCATGTCTGTTGCTCCTGGTGTTGAAACCACTTCAAGCCCCTTTTTTAGGGCTCCAGTAGAGCCTAATCAACCCCTACAGCCATCTTCGACTGGTCCTGCAGCAACTACTTCCTatgaaaatgtaaatatgCCTTTCTATAATTTAGACTCCTCTGGCATGTACCCACAAACCACAGGTTCATCATCTGCCGCACCTCCGCCTGCTCAACCTTTGCAACGCTCTCATACTGGACTTGCTTCCTATGATTACAATTATCCTTTGGGCTCTGATTATTCAGTTCCTCCAAACCCAACTGGCTCTAATCCCTTTTATGACTTTTCCTCACCAACGCCTTCGACGTCTGGCATTCCAggtaataataataatttatattaCGGCAACTCTTATCCGAACACGACAGATAATACTTCAATGCCGGACATGAGTAAATTATCTTTGGGAGAATCGAACGATGCAACTTCAAATCCTTCATCGCAATACCTAAGTTCTTCACTTTCACCCCAGTATGGTACGTCCGGCGTAAACTACTCTCAGTCTGCTTCAGATCCATACAACTTAAGAACTAATATATATAATCCTTCTTCGGTTTCCCCTTACGGTGCCCAACCTTCAGCTTTACGGCTACAACCGACTGGAATGGTTCCTTCATCTTCCGACGAAATCCCGCTTCAAGGCACAGGACAGCCGTTTATGCAAAGTGAAATGGGAATGCAACCAAACAATTATCAAATGCCTATGGGTAGTAACTGGATGGAATATGGTGACATGTCCCAACAGGGTACCGCAATGCCGATGAATGGAATGAATTATCCTGGTGTAATGAATTACGATCCCAATATGCCCATGAATTCTGGTTACTACGTACCAGGATATAACAATGCAATGATGCCTTCTGAAGGTCTGTATCAGCCTACTGATGTCTATGGAGATCCTATGAACTCTGGTTCATCGGGAGCTATGGGAGGTTCAGCGAGTAGCACATCAAATGCTGATAACTATTTGCAAAGGATTATGCATGGTAAACGATAA
- the fnx1 gene encoding vacuolar amino acid transmembrane transporter Fnx1 yields the protein MNNPNTPTEETALLRSGTEAQDDGENLPNKWAILPALWIGGFLSALDMTIVASLYPVIGSEFKLMNNASYIATSYLITNTAFQPLYGRLSDIFGRRAAIVFANITFTIGTFLCGSSRSLAGLCIARAIAGIGGGGLGTMSSIISSDIVSLRERGTWQGITNIVWGIGGSLGGPLGGLIAQRWGWRVAFYFQIPLGIISTIVVAWRVRIKPAVRGSNAPLLSRIDYLGSFLLVAGISLLIVTFNWAGDAYSWLSPIILGLLISSALLLYAFYWVEKNVALEPIAPVFILKQITPLSVCLCNFFNAFCGFVVLYELPLFFEAVLFMPSSEAGVRIFPYVIFTSLGSVVGGLYMKKTGRYRPLILFGYFAMWTSIVAFSVLSSFGQRIPLVFVTLFLSLSGTAYGMNLTATLIAVISSLAPQDQAVATGLSYLFRATGSVMGISLSQTATLTLVMNNLSKQLADIPGKEDLIQCLRESISIIPDLPANVRRLVVQSYVEAFTVAFAIVSFFAFFGLIFSLKIRQFYLHTSVDRK from the coding sequence ATGAATAATCCTAATACACCAACCGAAGAAACCGCTTTACTGAGGTCAGGAACAGAGGCCCAGGATGATGGCGAAAATCTTCCAAACAAGTGGGCCATTCTGCCGGCGTTGTGGATCGGTGGCTTCTTGTCGGCCTTGGACATGACCATTGTTGCCAGTTTGTATCCAGTTATTGGTAGTGAATTCAAATTGATGAATAATGCTTCTTACATTGCTACTTCCTACTTAATTACGAACACCGCTTTCCAGCCTTTATATGGACGACTGAGTGATATCTTTGGTCGCCGCGCTGCAATTGTCTTTGCAAACATTACCTTTACTATCGGAACCTTTTTGTGCGGCTCATCTCGTAGCCTGGCTGGGCTTTGCATTGCTCGTGCAATTGCGGGAATAGGTGGAGGCGGTCTCGGAACCATGTCTTCCATTATTTCTAGTGACATTGTTTCCCTTCGTGAACGAGGCACTTGGCAGGGAATCACCAACATTGTTTGGGGAATTGGGGGTAGCTTAGGGGGACCACTCGGTGGCCTCATTGCTCAGCGATGGGGTTGGAGAGTTgcgttttattttcaaattccGCTTGGTATAATCTCGACGATTGTGGTTGCTTGGCGGGTTCGTATTAAACCAGCTGTACGAGGTTCGAATGCCCCATTGTTGTCGCGAATTGATTACCTAGGGAGCTTTCTGCTTGTTGCTGGAATTAGTTTGCTAATTGTGACCTTCAATTGGGCTGGAGATGCATACTCCTGGTTGTCTCCAATTATTCTTGGGTTGTTAATCTCATCTGCGTTACTCCTTTATGCGTTTTATTGGGTTGAGAAAAACGTTGCGCTAGAACCGATTGCTCCCgtctttattttgaaacaaattacTCCTTTAAGTGTTTGTCTTtgtaatttctttaatgCGTTTTGTGGTTTTGTTGTCCTTTATGAACTccctttgttttttgaagctgTATTGTTTATGCCATCCTCTGAGGCAGGCGTCCGCATCTTTCCTTATGTTATCTTTACTTCGTTGGGTTCTGTGGTAGGAGGTCTTtatatgaagaaaacaggTAGATATCGCcctttaattttatttggGTATTTTGCCATGTGGACGAGCATTGTTGCTTTTAGCGTGCTTTCTTCGTTTGGTCAACGCATTCCTTTGGTTTTCGtaactttgtttttgagtCTCTCGGGAACTGCTTATGGTATGAACTTGACTGCAACTCTGATTGCTGTTATTAGCTCTCTAGCTCCCCAAGATCAAGCGGTGGCTACGGGTCTTTCCTACTTGTTCCGCGCTACTGGCAGTGTTATGGGTATTAGTCTTTCTCAAACGGCTACACTGACACTTGTAATGAACAACCTATCCAAGCAACTTGCTGATATTCCTGGAAAAGAAGACCTTATTCAATGTTTGCGTGAGAGTATTAGCATCATTCCTGACCTCCCAGCAAACGTCCGTCGCCTCGTCGTTCAATCTTATGTGGAAGCATTCACAGTTGCCTTTGCTATTgtatctttctttgctttttttggcctcattttctctttgaaaattcGTCAATTCTACTTGCACACATCAGTAGATCGTAAGTAA
- the glo1 gene encoding glyoxalase I, whose protein sequence is MAATTNANTYKLNHTMIRVKDLEKSLKFYTEVFGMKLIDQWVFEENQFSLSFLAFDGASALHHGVERSKREGILELTHNFGTEKEEGPIYVNGNNDPHRGFGHICFSVDNIESACAYLESKDVAFKKKLSDGKMKSIAFALDPDNYWIELISQDEKQAKAHTESFRFNHTMVRVKDPQTSLAFYEKLGMKLIDKSDHPNGEFTLYFLAYPSNQTRHNREGILELTHNWGTEKQEGAVYHNGNDGDTKGYGHICISVDNIQAACAEFENKGLSFKKKLTDGRMKDIAFLLDPDNYWVEVIEQK, encoded by the coding sequence atgGCTGCTACTACGAATGCGAATACATACAAATTAAACCACACGATGATTCGTGTGAAGGACTTGGAAAAGAGTCTCAAGTTTTATACAGAAGTGTTTGGTATGAAGTTGATTGACCAGTgggtttttgaagaaaatcagttttcgctttcttttttggcttttgaCGGAGCCTCTGCTCTTCATCACGGTGTGGAGCGTTCCAAACGTGAAGGAATCTTGGAACTTACCCATAACTTTGGCacagaaaaggaagaaggacCTATTTATGTTAATGGAAACAATGACCCTCACCGTGGATTTGGTCATATCTGCTTTTCCGTTGACAACATTGAATCCGCCTGTGCATATCTCGAATCCAAGGACGTTGCattcaagaagaagctCAGTGATGGCAAGATGAAGAGCATTGCTTTTGCTCTTGATCCCGACAATTACTGGATTGAATTGATTTCTCAAGacgaaaaacaagcaaaggCTCACACTGAAAGTTTCCGTTTCAATCATACAATGGTTCGCGTGAAGGATCCTCAGACCAGTCTTGCTTTCTACGAAAAGCTCGGTATGAAACTCATTGACAAGTCTGATCATCCCAATGGAGAATTCACTCTTTATTTCTTAGCTTATCCTTCAAACCAGACTCGTCATAACCGTGAAGGTATCCTAGAGTTGACTCACAACTGGGGCACTGAGAAGCAAGAAGGTGCTGTTTATCATAATGGCAACGACGGTGATACAAAGGGATATGGCCACATCTGTATTTCTGTAGACAATATCCAAGCTGCCTGTGCTGAATTTGAGAACAAGGGTTTgtcttttaaaaagaaattgaccGACGGCAGAATGAAGGATATTGCCTTCCTTCTTGACCCTGACAACTACTGGGTTGAGGTGATTGAACAAAAGTAG